CCTCCCTGCTGGGATGAAGgagcccagctgctgtcccctccctgcgTGGGGCTGTCACTGACCCATGCTGGGCACCCTGTGGAGTTGTGGAGGTCCTGCCCTTGAGCAACCCACCCCAGCTGGTGGCTTCCACTCCCATGTCCCCCCTGCACTCCCCTGTTATTCAGGTGACATCAGCCAGGTCACTGCAGGGGCCAGATGTGATGGGCGGTTCCCAtggtcccctgtccctctctgtgaTGCGGGGCAGAGGGAGATGCCAGCCCCCACGGCTGGACtggggggagtggggaggggaaggggctggaggggtggGGGGCCCGGTGGGTTGGTGGCCGAGCTCTCCATGTACCGGTGGTTTCTATTGCCGCGAGCACGGGCAATAAAGGCAGCCGTGCACAGGTGATGGTGTGGTGATAATCGGGGACGTCATGGGTGACAGCCCTGCCCGGCTGTGGGGGTGGCTCTCGCTGGTGCTGGGCCCCGTCTGGGGAGGGGGGCGAGGAGTGGCGGGGCTGGGTCTGTCCAACTCCACGCGTGTTCCCCACTCGTGTCTACCCAAGGAATGCCCTCGCATCTCCACAACACATGCCCGGGGGGTGGTGTGTGGGTGATGCCGCGCTCGTCGCCCTCCCCGCGCTTTTCCCGCGTGTCCACGCGCGCCCGCGGTCACGCGtgtccccccccctccccaccgcGGCCAAGCCACCCCCTCCCATTGGCAGCGGCCGCGCGCTTCCCGCCCTCGCCGTGACGTCAGCGCTGTCCGGCGGCGCCGCGCCGGGAGGAGTCGCCGCTGCTCCGCCGCGgggcccggggccggggccgtcGGTAagggcgggccggggcgggggcggcgtGCCCACGCGCGGAGGTCACGCGTGACACCGAATAGCGGCGGCGGAGCTGCGCATCACCCGCGCCACGCAGCTCTGCTCCCACGCGTGTCCCGCCCGGCGCGGCTGTGCCAGCTGGCGGGCGTGGGGAATGGCGGTGGGGACCCCCCCTGCACCTACGCGTGTGTCTGGAGCCCTCCTgctgcccgcccgccccgcaccCGCCCCATGGGCGGGCATCGGGGGGGTCCCAGCATGGTTCCCCACTGGGGCAATCTGCGCCAAAACTCCCTGCGTCGACACAGCTTGTTCCCATCACCCCGCGGTGACAACCACCTCCCCGTAGCACCCtgtcacccccgtgtccccgtgccATCCCACCACGCTGACAGCCTGTCCCCACTGGTATCACAGGTGGGAGTGGGTGGCCCCACGGGGCACCATGCCGCTGGGGCAGGATGGGCCCAGCTGGAAGAAGAGGATCGAGGATATTCAGCGGATCTATGATTTCCGAGATGTCCTGGGCACGTGAGTTGCAGACTGGGGTGACAACCAGTGACAGCCTACCTGTAGTGATGGGTCTGGCCCCTCAGGCTTTGCCCAGCCTGCCATGTGGAACCAGCTCAAACGCTGGCCCAAGGTGGGAATTGCATATGAGGGGACATGCTTGGGGCACAGGTGCCACCTCCCTCTGGCGCTGGCTggttccctgtgctgtgctgagggtACCTGTGGGTGGTCCCCTGGCTGACAGAGGggctcctggcagtgcccatggcACTGTAAGGCTCTTAGGCTGGATTAGCAGGTTAATTACGTCAAGATTtagggcacagcacagcacagacacactgCCTGTCACTCCTGTCTCTTCCCCATCTGGGCACTGCCAACGGGTCTGGCTGGCTCCTGGATTGCCCTGGGTGTTACAGGATGGCACAGCAGAGGGCTACTGCAACCCACatgggggctcagccccagcacagctcgATCTTGGCAACACCACAGCCTTATCCTACCTGATAAGGGGATGGTGCAGCCACACCAGGAGGGCGGAGAGTGCCAGGCATCCTATCCCTGGCAGAATCCATGTCCGGCCATTCCAGCGGGCCGCTCCTGCTTGCTTTTCTCCTATAAATAGCTGGACTTTCTGCCTGTCGCCATGACAATCATGGCATGGCGGCAttggcagctctggctggtgGCCCCCGTGCCCTGCTCATCCCTCATCCCCCTCCAGGGGGGCCTTCTCCGAGGTGGTCCTGGCGGAGGAGAAGACGACGCGGAAGCTCGTGGCCATCAAGTGCATTGCCAAGAAGGCACTGGAGGGAAAGGAGACCAGCATTGAGAACGAGATTGCCGTCCTCCACAAGTAGGGGCCgtcccagtgccagggtgggggtttcactctgtgtccccccacATCCGGCACAGCcccccactgccagcactcaTTGCCGCGTGTTTTTGCTGTGCCCAAAATAGCCAGCAGCGCGTGAtgacctgcagtgcagagcctggctgctccctgtcccctgggggctgggctgggggcagcccGGTGCCCTCTCACCACCCCTCTGTGCTTCCTCCCACAGAATCAAGCATCCCAATATTGTGGCCTTGGATGATATCTACGAGAGTGGCACCCACCTCTACCTCATCATGCAGCTGTGAGTGACGTTGTGGGGCTCCAGAGGGGTGGGGGGGCCGTGCTGACcagtgctgcccatccctgcagggtctCGGGGGGGGAACTCTTTGACCGCATTGTGGAGAAGGGCTTCTACACTGAGCGGGATGCCAGCGCCCTGATCCGGCAGATCCTCGATGCTGTCAAATACCTGCATGACATGGGTATCGTCCACCGTGACCTGAAGGTGAGCGGTTGAGGGGGGACATGCACAGCACAGTCGTGGTGGCAGGACGAGACCCCAGGGTCActcctccctcttctctcctctccttgaAGCCCGAGAACCTGCTCTATTACAGCATGGATGAGGACTCCAAGATCATGATCAGTGACTTCGGGCTGTCGAAGATCGAGGGCTGTGGCAGTGTCATGTCCACAGCCTGCGGTACCCCTGGCTATGTGGGTGAGCGCCTACCATGGGCTGCCACCACCCTAGGTGTGGGGTTGGGATCCCCCCACAGGTTGGGGTCCCCCCTCACTGCTGCCatccccccccagcccctgaggTGCTAGCACAGAAGCCCTACAGCAAAGCAGTGGATTGCTGGTCCATCGGAGTCATCGCCTACATCCTGTATGTAttccccctcccagtcccttcccctCTTGGGGGCCTCACACCTTGGGGTTGCCTGGGACCAGCAGCCCCCTCCCGACTGCCTCTGTAGGCTCTGTGGTTACCCTCCTTTCTATGATGAGAATGATGCCAAGCTCTTTGAGCAGATCCTGCAGGCCGAGTACGAGTTCGACTCACCTTACTGGGATGATATCTCGGACTCAGGTGAGCTGGGACCACCAGGACTGTGGGGCCtgtgagcctggcacagcttcacAGTACCCAGAGGAATGATGGATGCAGGCattcagagctgctccatgctctCTCCCAGCCAAGGACTTTATCCAGCACCTAATGGAGAAGGACCCTGGCAAGCGATTCACCTGTGAGCaagccctgcagcatccctggtaATGGGGAGACCTTTCGCTGTCTTCCCCCCTCTCCAGCTCACCCCACAGCAACCATAAGATAGAGGGCCCCTGCTGACTTCTATCTTGCTCCAGGATTGCTGGAGACACAGCCCTGGACAAGAACATCCACCAGTCAGTGAGTGAGCAGATCAAGAAGAATTTCGCAAAGAGCAAGTGGAAGGTGAGTgtggggtgctggtgggtgttAGGGGGTGCAGCAGCGCCTCAGGCACCCTATACCAGCTGACAGACACTGTGGGGTCAGTAGCAAGCTTTCAATGCCACGGCGGTGGTGAGACACatgaggaagctgcagctgggaaccaGCCAGGACGTCCCTGGGCAGGCAACTCCCACCAGCCCTGGCGAACGATTAATTGGGGGGACCAGCAATGGTGAGCCCTGAACCCCCTATCCCCATCCCACACCCCTCGAGGCTGCCACCAGCATCTCACCTTGCTCCTCCCTGCAGGGTCAGAGTGTGGGCGCCTACCCACAAACAGAGCTCAGCGTCTCCCACCAGACTGAGCACGGCCCCACACAGCTGCCTCTAAGTGGGCCCAGGGGAATGCAGTCCCCCATGGGCACCATGTGGGGTGGGGGGGCtctgcagtgcaggagcaggggagatAGGGTGGAGGCACCCTGCTCAGCTTGTCCTGGTTACGTGGCGCTGCCCCCACTGCAGCCTCACAGCAGAGTTCTGCATTGGGGCAGGAGCACATCACAGAGCCCTCCAGCTTGGGGCTTTGTCCTGGGCCCCTTCCCAtaccccttccctccctccacgcctggcctggctctgtcccACACCCCCAACCCCAGCATGTTCAAGGACAATTTTCCAAATGGATGTTTCTATTTTATTGCTTGTAATAAAGGCAAGAGGTCAaaggtgcttggctcagctctgcactgagggagctggacacagccctgaccCCACCAGCttcactgcccagggcagcagcttcCCCCATGCACACAGtgggcaggggagaggcagcTGCCCACACCCCTCCatccagggctggcagcagctgcagtgtccCACTCAAGTCACTGTTCCTCCTGGGGTGTCTCCCAGGCCTGATGCTAGCTGCTGGCTGGCTTCTGGCCCTTGCGGAGGTCGGCACAGAACAGGACCTGGAGTGGGGAGATAATGGGGTAGGCATGGCTGGAGTGGGGGGCAAGGGTGCCAGGAAGGGGGGTACTCACTGCCTGCGCCCAGCCAGCACGAGGGCCCCACAGCCCCCGGAAGAAGTCACCTGTGGAGAGAGGGTGAACACCAGTGTGGGGGTACACTTGCACCATCCACCATCCCTGAGGGTCCCACGTaggatccagccctgccctcaccGATCTCCTGGTAGGCCCGGGGGGTGAGGCTCTTGCCGCCCAGTGCCACACCATAGCGCTGCCGTGCGATGTGCCAGACGTGGGTGTCCACCGGCACCGCCTCCGCCTTGTCCAGGGCAAGCAGGCAGACACAGTCGGCTACCTGCGACCAGCAGCACCCAGTGAGCCCCCAGTGCTGGTGTctgctcccattcccatccttgTCCTGGCACCCACCTTGGCACCCACACCAGGCAGGGCACACAGCACCCTCCTGGCCTCGGCGTAGGGCGCGGCGcggagctggcacagcccctcgGGGCCGAGCCCCTCGGCGATGGCCCGAGCACTGCCGCTGACAAACTTGGCCCGGTACCCAAAGCCCAGCGCCCGCAGCCGGGCCTCGGCATCAGCgcctgctggggcacagcagaaGAGCGTGAGTGGGCACAGACGAGGCCATGGCAAGGTGACAGAGGCAGCAACAGGGTGGTGCTGGACCTGTGAGTGCCGAGAGGGATGGGAAGGCATGGAAGGGCCGGGAATCGAGGCAGCAGAGGCGGCGGCCGAAGGCCTGGCAGAGGCGCTCGATCATGGCAGTGATGCGGGAAATGTGGTTGTTGGAGGTGCAGATGAAGGAGAAGAGGCACTCGACGGGGTCCTGTCGCAGCACCCGCACCCCTGCAGGCAGGATGTGGTGAGGGGACGCCGGGCAGGTGCTGTGGCCATTCCTTGTAGCTCCGTGGGGCCACCTCACCTGGGAAGTCCTTGGCAACCTTGCGGAACAGGGGGTCGGCCGCCCCCCAGGCACGGTACAGGGCCGACAGCCCCACATCCAGCTGGAAGTAGTCACGCAGGATCCGGTCCGTCTCTGTGGTGTCCAGCTTCGCTGCTTTGGCGGGGCACCCGTCCCGCTCCTCCTCGTGCTCATCCTCCTCGCCGTACACCGTGTACCAGAGCCGATCCCCGTCCTGCCGTAGGGTCCAGACTCGGCTCCCCAGCACACCCGTCCAGGCCCCCGGGCTGCTCTCCCACCACCTGCCGCACACGGGGGGGTCGGGGCCGGCTCGGACGCGCCAAGCCGGGCCGGGGGACACCCGAGACCGCCGGGCTGGCTCACCGGAAGCTCTGTCCCGAGGAGAGCACCAGGTCCAGGCGCAGCTCGGCCGGTGGGCACGGCAGGCAGCGCCACAGAGACGGGCAAGCGGCCGGGGCGTCCCGCAGCTTCATGGGGGTCGGGGAGCAAATGCGCGCCCCTGCACACGGGGTCAAGGCAGCGCCCAGCGCGCGCCCcggctgccccacagccccggcccggctccaCACCTCCCCACAAccccccgggccggccctacaCCTCCTCCCCGGCCCCGGCACCTCCCACCATAGAGAACCCCGCGCGGGCGGAGCGCCCGCCGCTGCCCGCCCCAGTTCCGCTCGCGGCCGGAAGCGAGGCCGGCGCCGCCGCACATGTCCGCCCCGCTCCTgctcccgctcccgctccctctccctctccctctccctctccctctcccgctccctctccctctccctccccgcccgcagCGGCCGCGGCTCCGCAGCGGAGGTTTATTTTCTAAGAatcaatagatttttttttcttccttcaaaataaatacaaacaacGTCCGAGCGCGGGGCCGGCCAGGGGCTGGGCCCAGGGGTGGGGGGCAGCACGGGGTGCGGGGCGCGAGGGGCCGCCCtggggcgcggcggcggccagaacagcatcccagggagcGGCGGGCTGGGGGAGCGGGCACCGGGAACGGGAGGGGGGAGGCACGGGGGACCGGCCCCACCCCTCCCGGTTCCCCTGGCCCCCCGTGAGTGCAGGCCAGCTGCACGGGGTGGGGGTCACCGAGCCCCGTTTGCCCTGAGATTCGGCAGGGGAGTGCCGGCGGCACCGGCTCAGTCGCTCTCACTGGAGTCGCTGCTCTGCTCGCCCTGCACCTTATTGCGGTGCTGCATGGCGCGGTGGTAGGCGATCTGCACCGACTTGCGGATGTTGGACTTGCGGCCCTCCAGCATCTTCTCTTTGTCCAGGTCCTGGTTCACCCCCAGAGGCACCAGCTTTGTCCGGGGCAACCACTGCCTGCGGAGAGCGGGGGGCCACCTCGTTTGAGGGTTACAATCGTCtctggggacccccccccaaagCCCTCGGCACCCTGGCCTTACCAAGTGCGCTTGTTGTCAAAGAAGAGGACAAGGTAGAGGTGCTCGCGTGCTTCCTGAGTCATCTGCTCCCCCAGCTTCAGCACCTCCAAGGGGGgcacggggatggggacaccatggTGGAACATGCCTTCCCGCGGCATCTTGGGGTCAATGATCTGCAAAAAAGAGCAGGGGAGGGCTGAGAGGAGAACAGGGACCCAAAGAGCCagtctgcagggaggggacatgTATTTGAGAGACCCTGATGACAGGCAGTACTCACCAATGCAGGGTAGGAGGGGTAACCTCGGCACTTAGCCCACACCAGGTCCAGGGCATCCAGGGAAGAATCCTCATCCTCAGACAGCCACCCTGCACCACGCCCCATGCCCTTACGCACCACTGtacaggaggagaagggagtcAGTTGTGTTCCCCCAGGTGATGGTGCAAGCCAGGCACACGGCTGCACAGCCACAGTACTTACTGCCGTGCCCCACACCTCGTCCCGTGCCCACGGAGTAGGACTCGTTCTCTGTCCCTGATGTGTCCTCACTGCTGTCCTCTGGGAAGTTCACTCGGGAGAAGGAGGgcttccctctgccctgcttgGAGGGTGTTGTGCTGTGGAGACAAGGAGCAGAGCCATCAGCAGGAGTCTCATTAAGCTTCCAGAAACTGTTTTCCAGAGGGCCAGGCTGGTAGGATACCAGGGCTTGTGGTCTCCAGCTGCCAGCCTTGGGAAGGACTTGGCAGGGGTACCAGGCAGAAAGGTGGGATGGTGCTTCTGCCAGGGTGCAAGCCAGACCCTCACTCGCTTCTGCCTGGGAGGACCAGAAGATGTCTGCTGATCCAAATTAGAGGCGCAGGTGGGAACCTGCTGGTGCCAGCTGCTGGAAGGGCCAATGACAGAGCAGCCATTCATGCTTCCTACTACCCCTTTGCTGCACACTTGCACCTTTAggttttacattaaaaaaggCACAAACCCCACAGACTTCTACGAATtagcagctgagctgcaggatgaaCGAGATGGGGAGCACCAAATAGGGTGCTTGTCCAGAAATTCAAGGCTGAGAGCTGCTCACTGTCACCCTGGGTAGCACCactgtcagcagagctgggccaggggcAGTACCTGGTGCGGTCTgaggcagcgctgctgctgctgctgctgctggactcCGAGTCAGAGCTGCTCCGGGGAAGATTGCAGTCATTGCGGTACACCAGGAAGCTCTTCTTCACGGGCTGGTTCCCGCTGCTGAAACCGTTGGCTGGCAGGTCTGAAAAACACCCCAACAAAGAGCATTACCACTGCACCAGAGGCTGCCACGTGCTGCTAGTGGGGCCACAGCTGCCCAGCTGCACCCACCCATGGTAGCATCCTCCGTGGACTTGTCACTGTCGCTGTccgagctggagctggggcgTGGGCTTCGCCCCCGCTTCCTCTGCCGCTGGGAGGACCCCATTATTGGCAGCTGGGGGGGGCCAATGGGGCTGCTCCCATGCCCAGGAGTGATCTGGCTGTCTCGATTCTTGGGAGGGCGTCCTGGACGTTTTGGAGGGCCTGCAGTTTTAGGGTTCTTCTTGGAGAAGAGCACAGAGGTCCTCCTGCCAACTTCATGTGCTGGGGTGGAAGAAGAATTGGGACCCAGACCTGGAAGAGGGAGAAGGTGTCAGCTGCAGCCCTGATGGTAGGGACTGCAGGGCAGTGGTGTCAAGACACAGCTTAGTTTCTGGGGAACATTATCTCAGAAGATCCTCCCTCACTCCAGGAAGAACCTGCTTTTCCCAGTGATGAGGGGACAGGACTGGGATGCAGAGGTGGCAACCCCCCAGTGACACATGGTAGCTCTGGAGCTTTTGCTGTGCtccccacagagctcagctcagcatcTCCATCcagagagctggcagctggCCTGTTTTCCTCGACTGACAAGGAGATGAATTCACCAGGTGAGGGCTGACCACAGCTGTGAACGCCAGTGACCTGCCAACCCTCCAAAGGGGCAAACACACACCAGGCTGTGGCTGTTTCAGACACAGAACGTGGCCTCCTTCATCCAATCCCTCCTGcttggctggcacagctcactaCAAACTATCCAGTGAGCATGTTGGGAGGGAGCTTGGGGAAGCACAAACATCATACTCGGGACCTACCCCTAAGAGAGGCACTACAGGAAAGGaggagtccctgcaggggcatGTGGGATAAGGGACTGTCCCACAAGAGGACACCTGCCTCATTCCCATGGAGGAGTAGAGAGCGAGGTGTGTGTGGGGAGCTGCCCACACAGCCCTCCTGTCTCAGGAGGCACCTGCCAGGGCAGCCTCTCCCCAGACATGCCTGTCCAGAGGCAGCTCTCTCCATGGCTCCCCAGACTGGCAGTTCTGGAGGGAGCATTACCTTTGCCagtctcctggctgctgctctcctccgCAGCACTGTCTGTCTGCAGGTCCTTCTCGCAGGGGTTGTGGGACTGCAGGACTCCcctggcagaggagctgtgccgctccagcccctcccggCTCAGGTCTCGTGGGTGTGCGAGCTTCCGCCGTAGGACTGTGATCTCCTTCTTGATCATCTTGGCCCGGCGGGACCGTCCTATGCTCTGCTTGCCAGCGTTGACCTCATCCAGCCGCTCCAGCAGGATCTTTAGCTGCTCCTCCAAGGGCAGGTGCTTCTGAttctctgagagcagcagccgCACATCTTCTGGGGAAACAAAGAGGAGCAGAtggatgaaaaaaatcagggacTCATTGGAGCTCCTCTACCTGATTGGGCATGAGGCAACCatgcaggagaggagctgaCATGGCACCAAACACCTGTGAACTCTTTAGGGAAGTTACTCTCAAAGACCAAGAGAAGGAGCCCTGTGAGAAGCCAGCCAGCTGGGACTACTGGTGGCTGATCAGCAGCGTGGAGAATACCAGGGTTCACATTATCTGGAACAAGGAtgcaacagaaagaaagaaaggacaCACAGGCAAACCACTGCCTAGAACCAACCTAACAGGGCTGATAAATATCTGGCTAGCAAAACCACCAGCTGTCTAGGGAGTGGGGACACACAGCCCATCATTCAACTTAACCTCCCAGAAGAGGCAGATCAGACTCTTGGTTGCCTTGACTCTGCCCAGGCTTTACCTCTGAGAAGCCTTCGTACCCCAGAACACAGAACAAGTACCCACCATCCTCAAGGTCTTGGATCTGAGCCTCTTCCACAGTTACACAGTGGGGGAAGTGCATGCCTGTCTCAAAGTCAATGCCCATCTTCTCTGCCTGCCGGCGAGCCTGCCGGAGCacagcacctccctgctcccGCAGACGGATGGCTGCCCGGTAGAAGATCGTGTCTTTGGCATTGTATTTCAAACAGTTGTTAATAATCAGGTTGAAATCCTCTTCAAAGTCGTCGAAATTCAGATAGCGATAGGCTTCTAGATTTTGTTTCATTGTCTGAAAATCCATTGGCTTCTTGATGTGATCCAGGTAGTCTGGGACCTGCATGAGGAAAGAGCCAGAGTTAAGAGCCCAGGAACCACAGTTAGCAGTACCTGCTCCAAGAAAACAGTTGTTAGAGGAATCAGGTATcactccctgtgctctgcccaaATGCACATCGGGGAATGCCGTCTGCTTTTGCAGCTTGAGGAACAGCAACGCCTCCGGACTAGGAAGCCCATGTGCTGTGCTCAACCTGTTAGAGCGGATATGCACTCCGAAGCATTTTTATGGCTCCAGCACACAAGCCAGCATCCTGTCCTCAactcctgcctgcaggcagtAGGGATCCAGTATGCAACACATTATTCCCTGGAGAGGGAGCTGCAAGTGCAGCCCCAGGGGTGACAGTAAGTGCAGAAAGGTAAAACAGAGCCTTCCAGgtggcagcactggctgcaggtGAAATGGTGCAGCCTTCCTCCCCATCTGCTAAGATGCCTCCATGCTGACCTGCTGCCAGAAGCTTGCAGAGATGATGTGGACTTTCACCATATTTCCAGGCAGCGACTCAGTGACAGCCTCAGGAATTAtctcccctgcctgcagcagtggcagtctAAGGGTCAAACccatctctgtgctgtgctcagtcATCTAGCAGAGGCCTTCACAAGAGGACAGGTAAGAACATGCCAACTGCTGAGGGCTGGCACTTTGCATTTCCCAGTGAGAATCCTCAACTACTCACAGACCCTGGAGTGTCACCAgtaacacacacagaggaagAGCCAagtgctgtgccccagctgtcACCAGCTCAGCTGTTCTGCATTCGGCTCACCCAGGAGGGGCACTGCTCCACACCCCCCTTCGGTGAGTGAGTGGTGCTGGGATGCATGAGccagcaccaggctgctcaaggATATTCTGGACCAGAGCacaccctgggcagcccttgGCACGAGCAAGGGACAAGTTTGAGTGAAGTAGAAATCTGGGGAGGGGGTTCTTACTTCGTAGATTTCTGTTACCTCAGACAGAGGGACCGGCTCACTGAAGATGTTGCCTGTGTCTTTCTCCTGCAGCTGTTCAAGCGTCTTAcggaggaggatgaggaagggggTCAGCTGCATTTCCAATGCCACCTGCTGCACTTTGATCTGAAACAAaggaacagagcagggctgaatCCCTGGCACCAGCCAGGCGGTGGGGActgtctgcagggagcagcagtgcagccctgcaggacagcaacccctctcctctccttgctgAGGGGCAGAGACTGCCTCTCACCCCCATTTCTGGGGAGCAGAGGTGTAacaccagctccagcacctgtgCATCCCACCTGTGCCTTGCAGAGCAGCCACCTTTGCTCGGAGCCATCGGAGCAGGGTGCAGCACAGCCGAGGGGACCCCGGCACACCTACAGCACTCTAAGGAGCCCCAGCTGATGCCCACCCCAGCGGCTCCCCAAGGAGGGGCAATCGTTACCGTCTCTCTCTTGAGCTTCTCCCGCTTGCGTATCAGCTCCACCAGCAAGCGCGCGCGCTCGAGGTCATGGCGCAGGCGCTGCCATGACTTCAGCTGTTCCTTCAGGGCCCAGTTCTTATCCTCAGTGTCTCTCTGTGGGAACATCAGACCATAAGCTAATAGAAGATGTGCTCCTTTCTCCAGCTTCCTGAATGTGTGCAGGGGCTCTTCCCTGGCAAAGAGAACCAGCATGCATGACCTGCTGGTGCAGCAAAGGTCACAGCTCCTTTCTTGTAACCTAGGCAGGTGATTCAGTCTCACCTCTCACGAGAGCTAAATACCTGCCCCTTGGTCACCAAGCCCTTAGGATGTCAGGAGGTGCACATCCTGAACTTCTGGAAATATTGCTCCTAACATGACCGACTGactgcctgcagctgcccaaGAGGTCTGTGCCGCTGCTCACAGCTCCAACAAAGTGCAACAGGTCAAAAAGAGAACACAGCTCTGGTTGCTTTCTTTTCTGGAGcaccaaaaaattttaaacttttatccTGCCATAGCCAAATGAGCAGAAGCAGTCTCAACTCTTCTCCAGCACAAATAATAAGAACAGACAAAGGCAGGAGAAACCCCTGCCCAGTCACAGTCATCAAAGGCCTCAGAAAGAAAGATTTACAGCTCAGATGGGGagccagaagaaaaatcttcctcTCTGGCAGCAGACTTCACATCTGTGAAGTGCTGACTATGGCCTGGAAGCAGCACCCGGAGGGAACACTCCTGGACCACTATCAGAAACTGGAAGCAAGGCCTTGGTTTGTTCCAGACTGTTCCTGGAGATCCCCGGCCATTTCTCTGAACACTGCCCAACACAGCAGCCTCATACTAGAGCCATTTCTGACAGGTCTGCCATTGCCACT
This genomic interval from Catharus ustulatus isolate bCatUst1 chromosome 13, bCatUst1.pri.v2, whole genome shotgun sequence contains the following:
- the BRPF1 gene encoding peregrin isoform X1, which gives rise to MGVDFDVKTFCHNLRATKPPYECPVGTCRKIYKSYSGIEYHLYHYDHDNPPLPQHTPLRKHKKKGRQARAANKQSPSPSETSQSPGREVMTYAQAQRMVEVDLHGRVHRISIFDNLDVVSEDEDIPEEVPENGSNKESTETQSVPPKSGKHKNKEKRKDSNHHHHNASASTTPKLPEVVYRELEQDTPDAPPRPTSYYRYIEKSAEELDEEVEYDMDEEDYIWLDIMNERRKNEGVSPIPQEIFEYLMDRLEKESYFESHNKGDPNALVDEDAVCCICNDGECQNSNVILFCDMCNLAVHQECYGVPYIPEGQWLCRRCLQSPSRAVDCALCPNKGGAFKQTDDGRWAHVVCALWIPEVCFANTVFLEPIDSIEHIPPARWKLTCYICKQRGSGACIQCHKANCYTAFHVTCAQQAGLYMKMEPVRETGANGTSFSVRKTAYCDIHTPPGSVRRLPALSHSEGEEEDEEEEEEGKGWSSEKVKKAKAKSRIKMKKARKILAEKRAAAPVVSVPCIPPHRLSKITNRLTIQRKSQFMQRLHSYWTLKRQSRNGVPLLRRLQTHLQSQRNCDQRDTEDKNWALKEQLKSWQRLRHDLERARLLVELIRKREKLKRETIKVQQVALEMQLTPFLILLRKTLEQLQEKDTGNIFSEPVPLSEVPDYLDHIKKPMDFQTMKQNLEAYRYLNFDDFEEDFNLIINNCLKYNAKDTIFYRAAIRLREQGGAVLRQARRQAEKMGIDFETGMHFPHCVTVEEAQIQDLEDEDVRLLLSENQKHLPLEEQLKILLERLDEVNAGKQSIGRSRRAKMIKKEITVLRRKLAHPRDLSREGLERHSSSARGVLQSHNPCEKDLQTDSAAEESSSQETGKGLGPNSSSTPAHEVGRRTSVLFSKKNPKTAGPPKRPGRPPKNRDSQITPGHGSSPIGPPQLPIMGSSQRQRKRGRSPRPSSSSDSDSDKSTEDATMDLPANGFSSGNQPVKKSFLVYRNDCNLPRSSSDSESSSSSSSSAASDRTSTTPSKQGRGKPSFSRVNFPEDSSEDTSGTENESYSVGTGRGVGHGMVRKGMGRGAGWLSEDEDSSLDALDLVWAKCRGYPSYPALIIDPKMPREGMFHHGVPIPVPPLEVLKLGEQMTQEAREHLYLVLFFDNKRTWQWLPRTKLVPLGVNQDLDKEKMLEGRKSNIRKSVQIAYHRAMQHRNKVQGEQSSDSSESD
- the BRPF1 gene encoding peregrin isoform X2 — its product is MGVDFDVKTFCHNLRATKPPYECPVGTCRKIYKSYSGIEYHLYHYDHDNPPLPQHTPLRKHKKKGRQARAANKQSPSPSETSQSPGREVMTYAQAQRMVEVDLHGRVHRISIFDNLDVVSEDEDIPEEVPENGSNKESTETQSVPPKSGKHKNKEKRKDSNHHHHNASASTTPKLPEVVYRELEQDTPDAPPRPTSYYRYIEKSAEELDEEVEYDMDEEDYIWLDIMNERRKNEGVSPIPQEIFEYLMDRLEKESYFESHNKGDPNALVDEDAVCCICNDGECQNSNVILFCDMCNLAVHQECYGVPYIPEGQWLCRRCLQSPSRAVDCALCPNKGGAFKQTDDGRWAHVVCALWIPEVCFANTVFLEPIDSIEHIPPARWKLTCYICKQRGSGACIQCHKANCYTAFHVTCAQQAGLYMKMEPVRETGANGTSFSVRKTAYCDIHTPPGSVRRLPALSHSEGEEEDEEEEEEGKGWSSEKVKKAKAKSRIKMKKARKILAEKRAAAPVVSVPCIPPHRLSKITNRLTIQRKSQFMQRLHSYWTLKRQSRNGVPLLRRLQTHLQSQRNCDQRDTEDKNWALKEQLKSWQRLRHDLERARLLVELIRKREKLKRETIKVQQVALEMQLTPFLILLRKTLEQLQEKDTGNIFSEPVPLSEVPDYLDHIKKPMDFQTMKQNLEAYRYLNFDDFEEDFNLIINNCLKYNAKDTIFYRAAIRLREQGGAVLRQARRQAEKMGIDFETGMHFPHCVTVEEAQIQDLEDDVRLLLSENQKHLPLEEQLKILLERLDEVNAGKQSIGRSRRAKMIKKEITVLRRKLAHPRDLSREGLERHSSSARGVLQSHNPCEKDLQTDSAAEESSSQETGKGLGPNSSSTPAHEVGRRTSVLFSKKNPKTAGPPKRPGRPPKNRDSQITPGHGSSPIGPPQLPIMGSSQRQRKRGRSPRPSSSSDSDSDKSTEDATMDLPANGFSSGNQPVKKSFLVYRNDCNLPRSSSDSESSSSSSSSAASDRTSTTPSKQGRGKPSFSRVNFPEDSSEDTSGTENESYSVGTGRGVGHGMVRKGMGRGAGWLSEDEDSSLDALDLVWAKCRGYPSYPALIIDPKMPREGMFHHGVPIPVPPLEVLKLGEQMTQEAREHLYLVLFFDNKRTWQWLPRTKLVPLGVNQDLDKEKMLEGRKSNIRKSVQIAYHRAMQHRNKVQGEQSSDSSESD